The proteins below are encoded in one region of Misgurnus anguillicaudatus chromosome 24, ASM2758022v2, whole genome shotgun sequence:
- the tlcd5a gene encoding TLC domain-containing protein 5a, with amino-acid sequence MSPLVLGVGACLAGWIALYVLLCYTNGSCSYEWNCRLVTLLHGILAVCITAYIGYIDGPWPFTYPGTKNTPLQITAMVVSLGYFIFDMAWCVYFRTEGLVMLAHHTMTILGILLTLWLGESGIEGCAVLFGSEITNPLLQTRWFLKHSGRYDSFLGDLVDVLFVLLFVFMRIFVGGTMLYCELISPRPKFIIKCGGVAMYALSWVFMADIARFAYRKSQVKYQRWMNGHRMDVNGQDVKRD; translated from the exons ATGTCGCCGCTGGTGCTGGGAGTTGGAGCGTGCTTGGCTGGGTGGATTGCTCTTTATGTTTTGCTGTGTTACACAAATGGCTCTTGTAGCTACGAATGGAACTGTCGACTTGTTACATTGTTACACGGCATTCTTGCTGTGTGCATAACTGCGTATATCGGATACATAGATGGACCGTGGCCTTTCACATACCCAG GTACAAAGAACACCCCTCTGCAGATCACCGCTATGGTGGTCAGTCTGGGTTACTttatctttgacatggcctggTGTGTGTACTTCCGCACCGAGGGTCTGGTGATGCTCGCCCATCACACCATGACCATCCTGGGTATTCTGCTAACGCTGTGGCTGGGGGAGTCGGGGATCGAGGGTTGTGCCGTGCTGTTTGGCAGCGAGATCACAAACCCTCTCCTCCAGACTCGCTGGTTCTTGAAACATTCTGGCCGTTACGACAGCTTCCTTGGAGACCTAGTAGACGTGCTGTTTGTGCTGCTGTTCGTGTTCATGCGGATTTTTGTAGGAGGCACCATGCTGTACTGTGAGCTCATCTCACCCAGACCCAAGTTCATCATTAAATGTGGTGGCGTGGCCATGTACGCTCTGTCATGGGTGTTTATGGCTGACATTGCCCGTTTTGCATACCGCAAATCCCAAGTCAAATATCAGCGCTGGATGAATGGCCACAGGATGGATGTCAATGGGCAAGATGTGAAGAGAGATTAA